In a genomic window of Lathamus discolor isolate bLatDis1 chromosome 4, bLatDis1.hap1, whole genome shotgun sequence:
- the CEP57 gene encoding centrosomal protein of 57 kDa isoform X3, whose amino-acid sequence MLRSPRKPVIPYPESNSRAIFSALKNLQEKIHRLELERLQAEENVKHLSRETADYKKVLSEQMQHKEHDRTEVTKRNQELASQLAAAESRCSLLEKQLVYMRKMIQHAENEKSHLLEKQGSLERDRLLDQSHVQSKLEKLDMLEKEYSRLTKMQSIAEKKMKELEQKLQEEEHARKLVQEKAAELQTGLETNRRLIQAASPLLSPKARKSMKKTKQPEKKCSLASHLTAQPHYRLRLGDVPFVAGKSTSPSHSVGANVQHVLHLMKQHTKALCNSRVVNDAPLAKPIGTGHPASKSRKSSLPKDSSSSQEELSEVLLTLQDEFGQMSFDHQQLTKLVQEAPTTAMREELERELEALVGKMEAKADQISKVRRHRLQLERLQRECKSRKTSAKQGKDRFPVSEVKVTTTVTTKGKNAGPIKVKPGEKSRKNLQLLRDMQTIQTSLQKDDISWDY is encoded by the exons CAATATTTTCTGCCCTGAAGAATCTCCAGGAAAAAATCCATCGGCTGGAGTTGGAACGGCTTCAGGCGGAGGAGAACGTAAAACACCTCAGCAGGGAAACAGCAGACTACAAAAAAGTCCTGAGTGAACAGATGCAACACAAAGAGCACGACAGGACTGAAGTGACAAAGAGAAATCAAG AACTGGCTTCTCAGCTGGCAGCTGCTGAGTCTCGGTGCAGCCTTCTAGAGAAACAGCTAGTCTACATGAGGAAGATGATCCAGCACGCAGAAAATGAGAAGTCGCATCTCTTGGAGAAGCAG gGTTCACTGGAGAGAGATCGGCTTCTTGATCAATCACATGTTCAGTCTAAATTGGAAAAGCTGGATATGCTGGAAAAAGAGTACAGCAGGCTTACTAAGATGCAGTCCATAGCAGAG aaaaaaatgaaagagctgGAACAGAAGCTTCAGGAGGAAGAACATGCAAGGAAGCTTgttcaggaaaaagcagctgag CTTCAGACAGGCCTGGAAACCAACAGGCGACTGATTCAAGCAGCATCACCATTACTTTCTCCAAAAGCAAGAAAGtccatgaagaaaacaaagcagccaGAGAAG aagtgctctCTTGCAAGCCACCTCACTGCACAGCCCCACTACAGACTGCGTCTGGGTGATGTGCCCTTTGTAGCTGGGAAG tcTACCAGTCCCAGTCATTCAGTTGGTGCCAATGTGCAGCATGTCCTACACCTGATGAAACAGCACACGAAAGCTTTGTGTAACAGTCGGGTGGTAAATGATGCTCCACTAGCAAAACCCATCGGTACTGGTCATCCtgccagcaaaagcagaaagtcGTCTCTGCCAAAGGACTCCTCTTCATCCCAGGAAGAGCTCTCAGAAGTGTTGCTGACTTTACAAGACGAATTTGGACAGATGAGTTT TGATCACCAGCAGCTGACAAAACTTGTCCAGGAAGCCCCAACCACTGCAATGAGGGAAGAACTGGAGAGGGAACTTGAGGCATTGGTGGGAAAGATGGAAGCAAAGGCAGACCAAATCAGCAAAGTCCGGAGGCACCGATTACAG CTTGAGAGACTTCAGAGGGAATGCAAGTCCAGAAAGACTTCTGCTAAACAAGGAAAAGACAGGTTCCCTGTTAGTGAGGTTAAAGTAACAACTACAGTAACCACAAAAGGCAAGAATGCTGGTCCCATCAAAGTGAAACCTGGAGAGAAGAGTCGGAAGAACCTTCAGTTGCTGAGAGACATGCAGACCATACAGACTTCACTACAGAAAGATGATATCAGCTGGGACTACTGA